One Papaver somniferum cultivar HN1 chromosome 10, ASM357369v1, whole genome shotgun sequence genomic window carries:
- the LOC113316043 gene encoding uncharacterized protein LOC113316043: MEDQSDPSKTKALTYAEKLMGKKQLPTTSLDLSTLPNPSVKDGKPAVVIPVKYHEEGCDIWKYSLIGRLDFKDLNFSDVKKNLESQWQLGEGGGHFFPMNRGFFIIKLKSQKAKDKLFEAQAWIVAHQKLSLMERYPSFDADKQKTIHATVWVKFPGLPMEYWIEKTFLAMGKSLGTPIVVDKRTLAHEYGYYASVLIDIAEMNDVDAIHVSVGGLEFLQPIETHKKPKFCTSCKIIGHNEAECR, from the coding sequence ATGGAGGACCAATCGGATCCTTCAAAAACTAAGGCTCTTACATATGCTGAAAAACTAATGGGAAAAAAACAGCTTCCTACGACATCTTTGGATTTGAGCACGCTGCCAAACCCTAGTGTGAAAGATGGAAAACCTGCGGTTGTTATACCAGTTAAATACCATGAGGAGGGATGCGACATATGGAAGTACAGTCTCATTGGAAGGCTGGACTTTAAGGATTTAAACTTCAGTGACgtgaagaaaaacctagaatcTCAATGGCAGCTCGGTGAAGGGGGTGGTCACTTTTTTCCCATGAATAGAggcttttttattatcaagttaaAATCTCAGAAAGCTAAAGACAAACTTTTTGAGGCACAAGCTTGGATTGTGGCGCATCAAAAGTTAAGCTTAATGGAGCGGTACCCTAGTTTTGATGCTGATAAGCAAAAAACAATTCACGCAACTGTGTGGGTGAAATTTCCTGGTCTTCCAATGGAATATTGGATTGAAAAGACCTTTCTTGCGATGGGAAAATCCTTGGGAACTCCCATTGTCGTTGATAAACGTACTCTAGCTCATGAATATGGTTATTATGCTTCGGTTCTCATTGATATTGCTGAAATGAATGATGTTGACGCTATACATGTTTCAGTTGGAGGATTGGAATTTTTGCAACCCATTGAGACTCACAAGAAACCTAAGTTTTGTACTAGTTGTAAAATAATTGGGCACAATGAGGCAGAATGTAGATGA